In Solimonas sp. K1W22B-7, the DNA window GATGGTGAAATCGCGCTGCGGAGCCGGGTTGGGGAAGGTTTCGAGGGTCTTGCTGGGCAGGGAGGGCATAAATAAGGGCAGAAACGGCTTCTGGCCGTGAATTGGGGGCGCCCCATAATTTACACTACGGCTTTACCGTCATAACCCACTAGAAGGCCCGTTCAGGGCCGGCCCGACCAATCCATGCGTCTTTCTGGCATCAAACTCGCCGGGTTCAAATCCTTTGTCGACCCTTCGGCCCTGCCGTTGCCGACGAACCTGACCGCCGTCGTCGGTCCCAATGGCTGCGGCAAGTCCAACATCATCGACGCGGTGCGCTGGGTGCTGGGTGAAACCAGCATGAAGAACCTGCGCGGCGCCGATTCCGAGGACGTGATCTTCAACGGCTCCAAGTCGCGCAAGCCCGTGGGCCGCGCCATGGTCGAGCTGGTGTTCGACAACTCCGACGGCACCATCGCCGGCCCGTACGCCGCCTACGCCGAAATCTCGGTGCGCCGCGAGCTGACCCGCGACGGCAGTTCGCAGTACTTCCTCAACGGCCGCAAGTGCCTCAAGCGCGACGTCACCGACCTGTTCCTCGGTACCGGCCTGGGCGGCAAGAACCAGTACGCGATCATCGAGCAGGGCATGGTCTCGACCATGATCACGGCCAAGCCCGAGGAACTGCGCCAGTGGCTGGAAGAGGCCGCGGGCATTTCCAAGTACAAGGACCGCCGCAAGGAAACCGAGTCGCGCATCCGCGGCACGCGCGAGAACCTGGCGCGCCTCAACGACCTGCGCTCGGAAATCCAGCAGCGCCTGGAAGTGCTGGGCAAGCAGGCCGCCAACGCCGAGAAGTACAAGGAATTCAAGAGCGGCGAGCGGCAGCTGCGCGCCGAAATCCTGGCCCTGCGCATCCGCACGCTGCAGCAGCAGTCGGCCGGCCACGAGACCGCGATCGGCGAGCTGGAGCAGGCCCTGGAGGCCGCGCGCCTGCGCGTCAGCGAGCTGTCCGACGCCCGCATCGCCGCCGAGATCGAGCAGCGCGTGCAGGCACAGAAGCTCAACGAGGAACAGAGCCAGGTCTACGAGGCCGAGGCCGGCCTGGCGCGCCAGGAGCAGGGCCTCAACCATTCGCGCCAGCTGCAGCAGATGAAGCTGCGCGAGCTGGAGCAGCTGGCCCGCCAGGTGGCGGAGCTGGAGCAGCGCCAGCAGCGCGAGCAGCAGCGCCTGCAGGATTCGGCGCGCCTCACTGCCGAGCTGGAAGACCAGGCACAGCAGGCGGCCGACCAGGAAGAGACGGCGCAGTCCAGCCTGATCGAGTCCGACGACGACGCCAACGCCGAGCAGAAGCGCTGGGACAGCTTCTCTCAGGACGCCGAAACGCCGCTGATGCAGACGGAAGCCGAGCGCGTCCGCGTGCAGCAGCTGGAGCGCGCGCGCTTCCAGGCCGACGAGCGCTACAAGCGCCTCGAGGCCGAGCACGGCGCGATCAACGTCACGCCGATCCAGCTCAGCCTGGCCGACGCCGACCAGGAGCTGAAGCTGCTGGCCGACGAGATCGAGGTGGCGCAGGAACGCCTGCAGACCCTGGATGTCGACCTGCAGACCCTGCGCGACGACCGCACGCAGACCGAGAACGCGCTGCATGAGTCGCGGCAGATCCTGCAGAGCGCGCGCGGCCGCATGTCCTCGCTGGAGACGCTGCAGCAGGCCGCGCTGCGCCAGGACGACGCCGAGCTGAACCAGTGGCTGCGCCAGCAGCAGCTGACCGAGGCCCCGCGCCTGGCCACGGCCCTGCAGGTGGAAGGCGGCTGGGAAGCGGCCGTGGAGCAGGTGCTGGAAGGCCTGCTGCAGGCACCGCTGCTGCCGGACTTCGTCGAGCGCCTGCGCAGCATCGGCGAATCGCCCAAGGCCGGCATCGCCCTGGTCAACCAGGCCGGCGGCAGCGCCAGCACCGGCTTGGGTGCCAAGGTCACGGGCCCGCAGGCGGTGCTGGACCTGCTGTCGACCGTACAGATCGCGCACAACCCCGGCGAAGCCGAGGCCATGGCCCAGACCCTGGGGCCGGCCGAGTCGGTGATCACGCCGGACGGCATCTGGCGCGGCCGCAACTGGATCCGTTACCCCAAGCGCGGCGAAGCCAGCAGCGGCGTCATTGCCCGCGGCCAGCTGCTCAAGCAGCTCAAGGCGCAGGTGGAAGAGCAGTCTGCCGCCGTGCAGACCCATGAGACGCGCCTGGGCGAGCTGCACCAGCGCATCCGCAGCCTCGAGACCGAGCGCCGCGAGCTGGCCGGCAAGTTCGACCAGTCGCGCAACCGCCAGGCGCAGAAGCTGGCCTTCCGCCAGGCCCAGGCCGTGCGCCTGGAGCAGGCCCAGGGCCGCCAGTCGGCGCTGGCGCAGGAGCTGGAGACGTTGCGCGAGCAGCGCGAACTGCAGACCATGGAACTGGAGGAATCCAGGAGCCGCCTGGTGTCGCTGGAGGACGTGGCGCAGCAGCTGCGCAACCAGCGCGCCGAGATGCAGCAGACACTGGCGCGCAAGCGCGACCTGGTGCAGCGTGCCCGCGTGGTGCTGCAGCAGACCCAGGCGGCGCGCAACCAGCTGCAGGTGCGCATGGCCAGCCAGGTGTCGTCGGTGGCGGCGCTGGAGCAGAGCATCCAGGACATCGCCGCCAACCGCGAGCGCATGATCGAGCGCAAGGTCGAGGAGGAGGCCCGCGCCGGCGAGCTGGACGCGCCGCTGGCCGAGCAGGTCGAGGGTGTGGAGATCGCGCGTGCCGCGGTCAACGCTGCCCGCGAGAAACTGCGTGACGCGCGCCTGCAGGGTGAGGCGCTGGACAAGTCCCTGACCGAGACCATCCAGACCGCGCGCAATGCCGAGTCCACCAAGGACGAGGCGCTGGAGAAGCTGCAGCAGGCCAAGCTGGAGTTCGAAAACCTGCGCGCCCACCGCGAAAGCCTGGACGAGCAGTTCGTCGAGACCGGCTTCAATCGCGAGGAGCTGTTCGCCGGCCTGGCCGAGGAGGCCGAACTGCAGGGCTGGGAAGAGAAGCTGGCCTCGGTCCTGCGCCGCATCGACCGCCTGGGCGCGATCAACCTCGCCGCCATCCAGGAACTGGAAGAGTCGCAGCAGCGCTCACAGTACCTGGCCGACCAGCACGCCGACCTTCACGGCGCCCTGGAAACCCTGGAGGAGGCGATCCGCAAGATGGACGCCGAGACCAAGGAGCTGTTCAAGCAGACCTTCGACAAGGTCGACGCCGTGTTCCGCGACCGCTTCCCCAAGCTGTTCGGCGGCGGCGAGGCCTACCTGGAGCTGACCGGCGACGACCTGCTCGACGCCGGCGTGCGCGTCATGGCGCGTCCGCCGGGCAAGCGCAACAGCTCAATCCAGCTGCTCTCGGGCGGCGAGAAGGCGATGACCGCGGTGGCCCTGCTGCTGGCGCTGTTCCAGCTCAACCCCGCGCCGTTCTGCCTGATGGACGAAGTCGACGCCCCGCTGGACGACGCCAACGTCGGCCGTTTCTGCGAGATCGTCCGGGAGATGTCGCAAGGCGTTCAATTCATTATCATTACCCATAACAAGATCACCATGGAGCTGGCCAAGCAGCTGCACGGCGTGACCATGCAGGAGCCGGGCGTGTCGCGCCTGGTGAGCGTGGACATCGACCAGGCAGTGGAAATGACCGCCAGCATCCCAGCCGAGACCGAGAAAGCCGAATGAGCGCCTTGCAGTGGGCCTTGCTGATCGTGGGAGCCGTCGCCGTCATCGCGGTGTATGTCATCAGCCGGCGCAGCAACCGCCTGCCCAACGACTGGGAACCGCCGTCGGGGCGGGCCGGCGGCGCGCGGCCGGTGGTGGCCAAGCCGGGCAGCGACCAGATGGACATGTTCGCCCAGGGTTCCCGCGGCGGGGAGTTCGACGAGTTCGGCGTCGGCAAGCCGCGCAAGCGCAACGAGCCCGGCCTGTTCGGCGAGGCCGAAGCTGAAGAAGCGACGTCCGAGGCACCCGCCGCCGCGCCGGTCGAGGAGAAGATCGTCACGCTGCTGATCGCCGAGCGCGAGGGCACCGCGATCTTCGGCCCCAAGATCCACCTGGCGCTGCAGGCCCAGGGCCTGGTCTACGGCGACCACCGCATCTATCACCGCCAGCAGGGCGGCAAGACCGTGTTCTCGGTGGCCAGCCTGGTCAAGCCGGGCCTGCTGGATCCGGCCGAGCAGAAGGATTTCTCCACCCCGGGCCTGACTGTGTTCATGCTGCTGCCGGGGCCGGCCAAGCCGGCGGCGGCGCTGCAGGACATGATCTCCACCGCCCAGGCGCTGGCCGCCGCGCTCAACGCCCAGGTGTTCGACGCCAGCCGCCAGCCGCTGACGCCGGACAACACGCGCACGCTCAAGGCCGACGTGGGCGCCTGGGCTCAGCGCAACGGCATCGGCTCGTGAATAAAGCTACTACGCTCGGCATCTTGCGTTCCGGCGGTGCTCGTTCGGGCTTGGCGAAGCAGTGCTTCGCCCGAACAAGCCCTCACCCTCACGTACTGATGTACGCTCCGGTTCCTGCGGCTCCGGCGGAACGCAACCTGCCTTCGCTCGCTACGCTTTCTTCACAAGCCTAGGGGCGTGCGTGAACAGTTCCGCGAGACCTGCTGAGCGCGCCGCCGAACTGCGGCTGCTGCTGCAGGGGCACAACCACCGCTACTACGTCCTCGACCAGCCGAGCATCGCGGACGCCGAGTACGACGGCCTGTTCCGCGAGCTGCAGGCACTGGAAGCCGCGCATCCTGAACTGCGCACGGCGGATTCGCCGACGCAGCGCGTCGGCGGCGTCGC includes these proteins:
- a CDS encoding cell division protein ZipA C-terminal FtsZ-binding domain-containing protein, producing the protein MSALQWALLIVGAVAVIAVYVISRRSNRLPNDWEPPSGRAGGARPVVAKPGSDQMDMFAQGSRGGEFDEFGVGKPRKRNEPGLFGEAEAEEATSEAPAAAPVEEKIVTLLIAEREGTAIFGPKIHLALQAQGLVYGDHRIYHRQQGGKTVFSVASLVKPGLLDPAEQKDFSTPGLTVFMLLPGPAKPAAALQDMISTAQALAAALNAQVFDASRQPLTPDNTRTLKADVGAWAQRNGIGS
- the smc gene encoding chromosome segregation protein SMC; translated protein: MRLSGIKLAGFKSFVDPSALPLPTNLTAVVGPNGCGKSNIIDAVRWVLGETSMKNLRGADSEDVIFNGSKSRKPVGRAMVELVFDNSDGTIAGPYAAYAEISVRRELTRDGSSQYFLNGRKCLKRDVTDLFLGTGLGGKNQYAIIEQGMVSTMITAKPEELRQWLEEAAGISKYKDRRKETESRIRGTRENLARLNDLRSEIQQRLEVLGKQAANAEKYKEFKSGERQLRAEILALRIRTLQQQSAGHETAIGELEQALEAARLRVSELSDARIAAEIEQRVQAQKLNEEQSQVYEAEAGLARQEQGLNHSRQLQQMKLRELEQLARQVAELEQRQQREQQRLQDSARLTAELEDQAQQAADQEETAQSSLIESDDDANAEQKRWDSFSQDAETPLMQTEAERVRVQQLERARFQADERYKRLEAEHGAINVTPIQLSLADADQELKLLADEIEVAQERLQTLDVDLQTLRDDRTQTENALHESRQILQSARGRMSSLETLQQAALRQDDAELNQWLRQQQLTEAPRLATALQVEGGWEAAVEQVLEGLLQAPLLPDFVERLRSIGESPKAGIALVNQAGGSASTGLGAKVTGPQAVLDLLSTVQIAHNPGEAEAMAQTLGPAESVITPDGIWRGRNWIRYPKRGEASSGVIARGQLLKQLKAQVEEQSAAVQTHETRLGELHQRIRSLETERRELAGKFDQSRNRQAQKLAFRQAQAVRLEQAQGRQSALAQELETLREQRELQTMELEESRSRLVSLEDVAQQLRNQRAEMQQTLARKRDLVQRARVVLQQTQAARNQLQVRMASQVSSVAALEQSIQDIAANRERMIERKVEEEARAGELDAPLAEQVEGVEIARAAVNAAREKLRDARLQGEALDKSLTETIQTARNAESTKDEALEKLQQAKLEFENLRAHRESLDEQFVETGFNREELFAGLAEEAELQGWEEKLASVLRRIDRLGAINLAAIQELEESQQRSQYLADQHADLHGALETLEEAIRKMDAETKELFKQTFDKVDAVFRDRFPKLFGGGEAYLELTGDDLLDAGVRVMARPPGKRNSSIQLLSGGEKAMTAVALLLALFQLNPAPFCLMDEVDAPLDDANVGRFCEIVREMSQGVQFIIITHNKITMELAKQLHGVTMQEPGVSRLVSVDIDQAVEMTASIPAETEKAE